In Paenibacillus sp. BIC5C1, a genomic segment contains:
- a CDS encoding ABC transporter ATP-binding protein: MENEDTSAQESILDVHITEAGYEAGQSTIRNIRLQVAPGELVGIIGPNGAGKSTTIKTLLGLLEHAKYEVTIGGDGRYAYIPEQPVFYEYMTLWEHLDLAAAAYEMEEEVFVARAEEMLVRFGMDHVRNDLPASFSKGMRQKMMLMIGFLSSPDVYIVDEPFIGLDPRATKDFLKLLDDERRRGAGVLMSTHVLDTAERICDRFILIHSGRSAAEGTLDEIRAAADLPDASLFDCFDTLTS; this comes from the coding sequence ATGGAAAACGAAGATACATCCGCACAGGAGTCCATATTGGACGTACATATTACGGAAGCAGGATATGAGGCGGGGCAATCCACGATTAGGAACATCCGATTACAGGTGGCGCCGGGGGAACTGGTGGGTATTATCGGACCGAATGGTGCTGGCAAAAGCACTACTATCAAAACATTACTTGGTCTGCTTGAACATGCAAAGTATGAAGTAACCATTGGGGGAGACGGACGTTATGCCTATATCCCGGAACAACCTGTTTTTTACGAATATATGACCCTGTGGGAACATCTCGATCTGGCAGCTGCCGCCTATGAAATGGAGGAAGAGGTCTTTGTTGCCAGGGCGGAGGAGATGTTGGTTCGTTTCGGCATGGACCACGTTCGTAATGATCTTCCGGCCAGTTTCTCCAAGGGAATGCGGCAGAAAATGATGCTGATGATCGGCTTCCTGTCCTCGCCGGATGTATATATTGTGGACGAGCCTTTCATCGGGCTGGACCCGAGAGCAACCAAGGATTTTCTAAAGTTGCTGGACGATGAGCGCCGCCGTGGTGCGGGTGTTCTTATGTCAACGCATGTACTGGATACCGCTGAGCGAATCTGTGATCGGTTTATACTCATCCATTCCGGGCGCTCAGCTGCTGAAGGAACACTGGACGAAATACGAGCAGCCGCAGATTTGCCGGATGCCTCGTTGTTTGATTGTTTTGACACTCTGACATCCTAA
- a CDS encoding ABC transporter permease, with protein METSRASKPLGLYRRRRKEHFNEQLKNLKLVVDWTVWVYLLIPGVLYFSGWYVTLWSKPLPTWATGLTLPTLTGLIDIIMLTGGILIFVEEADVLFLKSRSLWMRTLMRQGIYRACLMHLGKMIAITALTSPLWSRVYDMSFIHIALIAIWFGAVASFQVIILHMTKVRYTGWRRWIRMIPLAVVMGTITIGVTSWMHEHIWTLLAGIVAAILLLITVGRMRLEMKGTFEGDVREDLRERLKFTALLLSRSVNKPKAPRTRTVIFRKQRKLLRHRTISNRTAETAFKAFFRNSSTMKLYLQLGGLSIVAVALPPFPVNVIVCGLLVIMLSVLFYRSWEVFATSEYVQLVSYDSEALNRAGLTMVRMLFVPLGILMGFSLGAAWLGWLEGIVTAAAVVAFGLFVLSITGWIRYFRSA; from the coding sequence ATGGAGACCTCTCGAGCATCCAAGCCACTTGGTTTATATAGACGCAGACGCAAGGAGCACTTCAATGAACAATTGAAAAACCTGAAACTGGTAGTAGACTGGACGGTATGGGTATATCTCCTTATTCCGGGTGTGCTGTATTTCAGCGGATGGTACGTGACTTTATGGTCCAAACCACTGCCAACATGGGCGACCGGATTAACGCTGCCTACACTGACAGGACTGATCGACATCATTATGCTTACAGGTGGAATTCTTATATTTGTAGAGGAAGCGGATGTGCTGTTCCTGAAATCAAGGTCGCTGTGGATGCGTACATTGATGAGACAGGGGATCTACCGGGCTTGCTTGATGCATCTGGGCAAAATGATTGCAATTACGGCGTTGACCTCACCACTATGGTCTCGTGTGTATGACATGTCGTTTATCCATATCGCACTAATAGCGATTTGGTTTGGCGCAGTAGCTTCATTCCAGGTCATTATTCTACATATGACGAAAGTACGTTATACCGGATGGAGACGCTGGATTCGCATGATCCCTTTAGCAGTTGTAATGGGCACTATCACGATTGGGGTAACATCATGGATGCATGAACACATCTGGACACTGCTTGCAGGTATTGTGGCCGCAATCCTTCTTCTAATTACGGTTGGCCGAATGAGGCTGGAGATGAAGGGAACCTTTGAGGGTGATGTACGTGAAGATTTACGAGAAAGGCTCAAGTTCACAGCCCTTTTACTGAGTCGATCTGTGAACAAGCCGAAAGCGCCGCGCACCCGGACGGTCATATTCCGCAAGCAGCGCAAGTTGCTGCGTCATCGAACCATCTCTAATCGGACAGCTGAGACGGCATTCAAAGCATTCTTTCGTAACTCCTCGACCATGAAATTGTACTTGCAGCTTGGCGGCCTTTCGATCGTTGCCGTTGCTTTACCACCTTTCCCGGTCAATGTAATCGTGTGTGGCTTGTTGGTCATCATGTTGAGTGTACTTTTTTATCGCTCCTGGGAGGTATTTGCAACCTCGGAGTACGTTCAGCTCGTATCCTATGATTCGGAGGCGTTAAATCGTGCAGGTCTGACCATGGTACGGATGTTGTTTGTTCCGTTGGGGATTTTAATGGGGTTTTCACTGGGAGCAGCTTGGCTAGGCTGGCTGGAAGGTATCGTCACGGCTGCGGCTGTCGTGGCATTCGGACTGTTCGTCCTGTCAATAACGGGCTGGATTCGGTACTTCCGATCCGCTTAG
- a CDS encoding NAD(P)/FAD-dependent oxidoreductase translates to MYDVIVIGGGSAGLMACVAAAEHGASVLLLDKGDQLGRKLGISGGGRCNVTNAKETDELIRHIPGNGRFLYSSFQNLDNQGIMRFFENLGIALKEEDNGRMFPVTDKAKTVVDALVGKIVSLGVEIRTKQPVKELIQNGQHVQGVKLASGTTVLARSVIIATGGKSVPQTGSTGDGYPWAEAAGHTITELYPTEVPIVSGESWIQSKELQGLSLRDVGLSVLDAKGKTVISHRGDMIFTHFGVSGPIALRCSQFIRKVQMKSGNPQVTMSIDLFPDLSPGALEAQVQQVLEQESRKAVKNILKTWVPERMIPLMMKRAEISEDLTFHHFPKGMLNTLVGLMKDFTFRVDGTRSLKEAFVTGGGIHLKEIYPKTMESKLLPGLFFCGEVLDIHGYTGGYNITAAFSTGYTAGMHAAEYKNARS, encoded by the coding sequence ATGTATGATGTCATTGTAATTGGTGGTGGGTCTGCGGGCCTCATGGCCTGTGTTGCCGCTGCCGAGCATGGAGCCTCAGTGCTTCTGCTGGATAAAGGAGACCAACTCGGCCGTAAACTCGGGATCTCTGGCGGCGGTCGCTGCAATGTGACCAATGCCAAGGAGACGGATGAACTAATCCGGCATATCCCGGGCAATGGACGCTTTTTATATAGTTCATTTCAGAATCTGGACAATCAGGGAATTATGCGTTTTTTTGAAAATCTCGGTATTGCCCTGAAAGAGGAGGATAACGGGAGAATGTTCCCGGTAACCGATAAAGCCAAAACGGTCGTTGATGCGTTGGTAGGCAAAATTGTTTCCCTTGGGGTAGAGATTCGCACCAAACAGCCGGTTAAAGAATTAATTCAGAACGGTCAACACGTGCAGGGTGTGAAGTTAGCTTCTGGCACAACAGTACTTGCACGCTCTGTTATTATCGCCACCGGGGGCAAGTCAGTCCCTCAAACCGGATCAACCGGAGATGGCTACCCTTGGGCTGAAGCGGCTGGACATACGATTACAGAGCTATATCCGACGGAAGTGCCCATTGTGTCTGGTGAGAGCTGGATTCAATCCAAAGAACTGCAAGGCTTGTCCTTGCGGGATGTCGGGTTATCTGTGCTAGATGCCAAAGGCAAAACGGTTATCTCCCATCGTGGAGATATGATCTTCACCCATTTCGGTGTATCAGGACCGATCGCGCTTCGTTGCAGCCAGTTCATTCGCAAGGTGCAAATGAAATCTGGGAACCCTCAGGTCACGATGAGTATTGATCTGTTTCCTGATCTGTCCCCCGGTGCTTTGGAAGCCCAGGTACAGCAGGTGCTGGAGCAAGAATCCCGAAAGGCTGTCAAAAACATACTCAAAACATGGGTTCCTGAGCGTATGATTCCATTGATGATGAAGCGTGCAGAGATCAGCGAAGATCTCACTTTCCACCATTTCCCCAAAGGTATGTTAAATACATTAGTGGGGTTAATGAAGGACTTTACCTTCCGCGTAGATGGAACTCGTTCTCTCAAAGAAGCTTTTGTTACTGGCGGGGGAATCCACTTAAAGGAAATATACCCCAAAACAATGGAATCCAAGCTGCTGCCAGGACTATTCTTTTGCGGTGAAGTGTTGGATATTCACGGCTACACGGGAGGCTATAATATTACCGCTGCCTTCTCTACAGGGTACACGGCTGGCATGCATGCAGCAGAGTATAAAAACGCTCGCTCATGA
- a CDS encoding two-component system sensor histidine kinase NtrB, whose product MVALKDILLQILLAGAAVFLIPLLHLGLSRQAVAKAGYHRMVQTSFAATSVASMLLCLLFAHYGNPVSVPISLGIVPLTLVILYCRPRIGLTLSLLQILFYFLFAHPYNLYEFLLQTGILLYPIVWLSAKRFKHYTRSRKMGTVTALITAELVVSNVLYIPLMESQPTFSIVEWVLLALGYTIGAVLAGSLSMLWIEQIQHHRGLEQHLSEVHHRYIAETEKLNQILNAVPLSIATVDKEGTVQFVNDTMEQTARDQLPCTTTPDLIGQPASQFVEQAQADKMESSIRKAIVHGEVSGLTVRYGSNVFQSRTVPIYAYSAELPREAIGAMLIIQDITELELLRSELDNVDRLSLVGQMAASITHEVRNPMAVVRGFLQLMQEKSPESLDHYYRIVLEELDRANSIINDFLSLAQNRIAEKEESQLHDIIHELSPLLWADANLRGQSIEFMLAHNVPKLHLNSKEIKQVVLNLARNGMEAMNEKGVLTLETRLVDDTVELCVRDTGPGIPRVKQEKLFEPFFTTKAKGTGLGLSMCLSIVERHNGTITIESEEGQGTTFKVAFQR is encoded by the coding sequence GTGGTTGCTTTAAAGGACATTCTTTTACAAATACTGCTTGCAGGAGCTGCGGTATTTCTGATTCCATTATTGCATTTGGGGCTCTCCAGGCAAGCAGTCGCCAAGGCAGGATATCATAGGATGGTACAGACCAGTTTTGCCGCGACCAGTGTGGCGAGCATGTTGTTATGTCTGCTTTTTGCCCACTATGGGAACCCGGTATCAGTCCCTATCTCCTTGGGCATTGTGCCCCTGACGCTCGTCATATTGTATTGCAGGCCTCGCATAGGCCTAACGCTGTCTCTTCTCCAGATACTCTTCTATTTTCTCTTTGCGCATCCCTATAATCTGTACGAATTTCTACTTCAAACGGGCATCCTTCTCTATCCTATTGTATGGTTGTCAGCCAAACGATTCAAGCATTATACACGTTCACGCAAAATGGGAACAGTTACCGCCTTAATAACGGCCGAGCTGGTTGTGTCCAATGTATTGTATATTCCATTGATGGAAAGCCAACCAACATTCTCAATAGTAGAGTGGGTATTACTAGCGCTGGGATATACAATCGGTGCAGTTCTTGCTGGAAGTCTTAGTATGCTCTGGATTGAACAGATACAACATCACCGGGGGCTTGAGCAACATTTGTCAGAAGTTCATCACAGATACATAGCCGAAACGGAAAAGCTTAACCAAATTCTGAATGCTGTTCCTTTATCCATCGCAACCGTAGATAAAGAGGGGACCGTGCAGTTCGTCAACGATACGATGGAGCAAACGGCGCGGGATCAACTGCCTTGCACTACAACACCGGATTTGATTGGGCAACCTGCGAGTCAGTTTGTCGAACAAGCTCAGGCAGACAAGATGGAGAGCAGTATACGTAAAGCCATTGTTCATGGAGAAGTAAGTGGACTAACGGTGCGTTACGGTTCAAACGTATTTCAATCCAGGACCGTTCCCATCTACGCGTACTCAGCAGAACTGCCAAGAGAAGCTATCGGAGCCATGTTAATCATTCAGGATATTACTGAGCTTGAACTGCTGCGAAGTGAGCTCGATAATGTGGATCGCCTTAGTCTTGTAGGGCAAATGGCCGCAAGTATTACCCATGAGGTCAGAAACCCGATGGCGGTTGTGCGTGGTTTTCTTCAATTAATGCAGGAAAAGAGTCCGGAGTCCCTGGATCACTATTACCGGATCGTTCTGGAGGAGCTTGATCGGGCGAACAGCATTATTAATGATTTTCTGTCATTGGCTCAGAATCGAATTGCCGAGAAGGAAGAATCCCAGCTGCATGATATCATCCATGAACTAAGTCCTTTGTTATGGGCTGATGCCAATCTGCGAGGTCAGAGTATTGAATTTATGCTGGCTCACAATGTGCCGAAGCTTCATCTGAATTCAAAGGAAATTAAACAAGTGGTACTTAATCTGGCTCGTAATGGGATGGAAGCCATGAATGAAAAAGGGGTACTTACACTTGAGACTCGGTTGGTGGATGACACTGTAGAGCTGTGTGTGCGAGATACAGGCCCGGGAATACCTAGAGTGAAGCAGGAGAAGCTGTTCGAACCTTTTTTTACGACCAAGGCCAAAGGAACCGGACTGGGGTTATCCATGTGTCTGAGCATTGTCGAACGGCATAACGGAACTATTACCATCGAATCAGAGGAAGGGCAGGGTACAACTTTCAAGGTTGCATTTCAACGGTGA
- a CDS encoding BrxA/BrxB family bacilliredoxin, with protein sequence MSMSFDQYMKDMVQPMRDDLTRLGIQELRTPEEVEASLPDAKGTALVVINSVCGCAAGQCRPGVSQALQHDITPDHLYTVFAGQDKEATAKAREYFAPYPPSSPSIALMKDGELVHFIERHQVEDRSAEEIAAELTSVFDRYCR encoded by the coding sequence ATGTCTATGTCATTTGATCAATACATGAAAGATATGGTTCAACCGATGCGGGATGATCTGACTCGTTTGGGAATTCAGGAGTTGCGTACTCCAGAAGAAGTTGAAGCAAGTTTGCCGGATGCCAAAGGTACCGCTCTGGTTGTTATTAACTCGGTCTGCGGATGTGCCGCAGGTCAATGCCGCCCAGGTGTATCCCAAGCACTTCAGCATGATATTACACCAGACCACCTGTACACGGTATTTGCTGGTCAGGACAAAGAAGCTACAGCAAAAGCACGTGAATACTTTGCACCGTATCCACCATCTTCACCTTCCATCGCTCTGATGAAAGACGGAGAACTCGTTCACTTTATTGAGCGTCATCAAGTGGAAGATCGTTCTGCGGAGGAAATTGCGGCTGAGCTCACAAGTGTGTTTGACCGTTACTGCCGTTAA
- the nadE gene encoding ammonia-dependent NAD(+) synthetase has product MSLQQQIIAELKVKPSINEEEEVRKRVDFLKTYVKNANSKGLLIAISGGIDSAVATALCKKATDELTVEENKEYKTLGVFQPYGEQSDIDHSYAVAKAYDLKHVVETNIEDAVNEIALEVEQGFKSMGSPRHMTHQGKGNVKARTRMVMQYALSFEENLLVVGTDHASEAITGFYTKWGDGAVDITPLSSLNKRQVRQLAAYLNVPQAILDKAPSAGLWEGQTDEDELGISYEANSDYLEGKQIDPAAQERLEAFYTRTHHKRNAIPGI; this is encoded by the coding sequence ATGAGTTTGCAACAACAGATCATCGCTGAATTGAAGGTTAAACCAAGCATTAATGAAGAAGAGGAAGTGCGCAAGCGCGTAGACTTTCTCAAAACCTATGTGAAAAATGCCAATTCCAAAGGATTGCTAATCGCAATCAGTGGCGGAATTGACAGTGCTGTAGCTACGGCGCTTTGCAAAAAAGCAACGGACGAGCTTACAGTTGAAGAGAATAAGGAATACAAAACGCTGGGCGTATTCCAACCTTACGGTGAGCAATCGGACATCGACCATAGCTATGCTGTGGCCAAAGCCTATGACCTGAAGCATGTTGTGGAAACCAACATCGAAGATGCAGTTAACGAGATTGCACTGGAAGTGGAGCAAGGTTTCAAATCCATGGGCAGCCCGCGTCATATGACTCACCAAGGCAAAGGGAACGTAAAAGCGAGAACCCGTATGGTGATGCAATACGCTCTTTCCTTTGAGGAGAACCTGTTGGTTGTCGGAACAGACCATGCTTCTGAAGCCATCACGGGCTTTTACACTAAGTGGGGCGACGGCGCCGTGGACATTACACCACTGAGCAGCCTGAACAAACGTCAAGTGCGTCAGCTGGCTGCGTATTTGAACGTGCCACAGGCCATTTTGGACAAGGCTCCATCTGCAGGACTCTGGGAAGGTCAGACCGATGAAGATGAGCTGGGCATTTCGTATGAAGCGAACAGTGACTATTTGGAAGGCAAACAGATTGATCCGGCTGCACAGGAACGCCTTGAAGCATTCTACACGCGTACCCATCACAAACGTAATGCCATTCCTGGCATCTAA
- a CDS encoding alpha/beta hydrolase family protein: MSTAFELPASEDAVIRGNIFTARQPAQGIIILAHGYKGFKDWGMFPYAASQLSENYHVLTFNFSHNGVGEDLEQFSELEKFAVNTYSRELADLATLFDYVSIQPELNQLPVFLLGHSRGAGVSLVYALDHPEQIAGVLSWNGVTNLDLFTSEQKEEMRTHGRSHVTNGRTGQQMPLDVSILEDLDKHKDRYAIIDRLASSPLRVAIIQGTEDGTRLRDGSAALVQVRPDIPWHQIPGGNHTFNTVHPFKESTPQLEQAITETLRQIDIWNI; encoded by the coding sequence ATGTCCACAGCATTTGAACTGCCTGCAAGCGAAGATGCCGTCATTCGCGGAAATATATTTACTGCACGGCAACCCGCTCAAGGAATCATTATCCTGGCTCACGGTTACAAAGGCTTCAAAGACTGGGGCATGTTCCCCTACGCTGCATCCCAGCTAAGCGAGAACTATCACGTCCTGACCTTCAATTTCTCTCACAACGGAGTTGGAGAAGATCTGGAGCAATTTTCTGAACTTGAAAAGTTTGCAGTCAATACGTACAGCCGGGAGCTTGCCGACTTGGCAACGTTGTTTGATTATGTGTCCATACAGCCAGAACTTAACCAACTGCCGGTATTCCTACTTGGACATAGCCGCGGTGCAGGCGTAAGCCTCGTGTACGCACTGGATCATCCCGAACAGATTGCAGGCGTACTCTCCTGGAACGGCGTAACCAACTTGGATCTCTTTACCTCTGAGCAAAAAGAAGAAATGCGTACACATGGCCGCAGCCATGTCACGAACGGGCGAACCGGCCAGCAGATGCCTCTGGACGTTTCCATTCTGGAAGACCTGGACAAGCATAAGGATCGTTACGCCATCATTGATCGCTTGGCTTCTTCCCCTCTGCGTGTGGCAATTATTCAGGGAACAGAGGACGGCACACGGCTGCGGGACGGCTCGGCCGCACTGGTTCAGGTTCGCCCGGATATCCCCTGGCACCAGATTCCTGGAGGAAATCATACCTTTAATACTGTGCATCCATTCAAGGAATCGACGCCGCAGCTCGAGCAGGCGATTACCGAAACACTGCGCCAGATCGATATTTGGAATATCTAG
- the acpS gene encoding holo-ACP synthase, which produces MIYGIGNDVLEIGRMRRLLSGQHAEAFMKRILTHAEREIADHRGKRMVEFVSGRFAAKEAVSKAFGCGIGSMMSFTDIEVLPDAKGRPVATLSDEAWERLQLPYGKQYDIHLSITHQTELAAAFAIVEQMGKALPESE; this is translated from the coding sequence ATGATATATGGCATTGGAAACGACGTACTGGAGATTGGGCGTATGCGCAGGCTGTTGTCAGGTCAACACGCCGAAGCGTTTATGAAGCGGATTTTAACGCATGCAGAGCGAGAGATTGCGGATCATCGGGGAAAACGGATGGTCGAGTTTGTATCCGGCCGATTCGCAGCGAAGGAAGCGGTGTCCAAGGCGTTTGGCTGCGGCATTGGAAGCATGATGAGTTTTACCGACATTGAAGTGCTGCCTGATGCGAAAGGACGCCCCGTTGCCACACTTTCTGATGAAGCATGGGAACGACTGCAACTGCCATATGGCAAACAGTATGATATTCATTTGAGCATTACGCACCAGACGGAGCTGGCTGCGGCCTTTGCTATTGTAGAGCAGATGGGGAAGGCATTGCCTGAATCTGAATAG
- the mutY gene encoding A/G-specific adenine glycosylase, with protein MGLMEQKRHFSVNLLDWYMINRRDLPWRRHNNPYFTWVSEIMLQQTRVDTVIPYFNRFIGNFPTVQALAEAPEEEVLKNWEGLGYYSRARNLQAAARQVMELHGGEMPQDKQAVFALKGVGPYTAGAILSIAFNQPQPAVDGNVMRVLSRYFLIDEDIMKGSTRVLMEELAGELIPEGRARDFNQALMELGALVCTPKAPHCLTCPVMEQCSGRIAGRELTLPVKTKAKPPRPEQRLVAIVEGRGAHRGRVLVRQRPATGLLARMWELPHVLAAPATAGKKAGPLADEPAMALLAGSLWAEGFAARPEGLATHAEHVFSHIVWSLQVYKCTEQDQSNELPLIAAEARAAYDAQAAAKETPAPAASGSPAAQTQASEPGITDAANISGSLEEQAEPLSAFAASNPAHDVMSGKGDGLIYRWIGPEDMDTMAFPNIFLKLISSYFAGVYDDVSE; from the coding sequence ATGGGTTTAATGGAACAGAAACGACATTTCAGCGTGAATTTGCTGGATTGGTATATGATCAACCGACGGGATTTGCCGTGGCGTCGCCATAACAATCCTTATTTCACATGGGTATCGGAAATTATGCTGCAACAGACTCGGGTGGATACGGTGATTCCGTATTTCAACCGTTTTATCGGGAATTTTCCGACTGTACAGGCTCTGGCTGAAGCACCGGAAGAAGAGGTCTTGAAAAATTGGGAGGGACTCGGATATTATTCGCGTGCCCGCAATCTTCAGGCAGCTGCCAGACAAGTCATGGAGCTGCACGGTGGGGAGATGCCGCAGGACAAGCAGGCAGTCTTTGCGTTAAAAGGGGTGGGCCCGTATACAGCCGGGGCCATTCTCAGCATTGCCTTCAACCAGCCGCAGCCAGCGGTGGATGGCAATGTGATGCGGGTCCTGTCCCGATACTTCCTCATTGATGAGGACATTATGAAGGGCAGCACCCGGGTGTTGATGGAAGAGCTCGCGGGAGAGCTCATTCCGGAAGGGCGTGCGCGTGATTTCAATCAGGCGCTGATGGAACTTGGCGCGCTGGTATGCACACCCAAAGCGCCGCACTGCCTGACTTGCCCGGTCATGGAGCAATGTTCCGGCCGCATCGCCGGACGGGAGCTCACACTGCCGGTCAAGACCAAGGCGAAGCCGCCGCGCCCTGAGCAGCGGCTGGTCGCCATTGTGGAGGGCCGCGGTGCTCATCGCGGCCGTGTGCTTGTGCGGCAGCGCCCAGCTACGGGCCTGTTGGCCCGCATGTGGGAGCTGCCGCATGTGCTGGCGGCGCCCGCCACAGCCGGCAAGAAGGCGGGGCCGCTGGCAGATGAGCCAGCCATGGCTTTGCTGGCCGGCAGTCTGTGGGCGGAAGGCTTCGCTGCCCGCCCGGAAGGGCTGGCTACCCATGCGGAGCATGTGTTCAGCCACATTGTCTGGAGCCTGCAGGTGTACAAGTGCACCGAGCAGGACCAGAGTAACGAGCTTCCGCTGATCGCTGCGGAAGCCAGAGCCGCCTACGATGCACAGGCGGCTGCCAAGGAAACCCCTGCGCCAGCCGCATCCGGTTCTCCCGCGGCACAAACACAAGCATCGGAGCCAGGCATCACCGATGCAGCCAATATCTCAGGCTCGCTTGAAGAGCAGGCCGAGCCGTTGTCAGCATTTGCCGCAAGTAACCCGGCGCATGATGTAATGAGTGGCAAAGGCGATGGCCTGATCTATCGCTGGATTGGTCCAGAAGATATGGACACCATGGCATTTCCGAATATATTCCTGAAGCTCATCAGCAGTTATTTTGCAGGGGTATATGACGATGTTAGTGAGTAA
- a CDS encoding superoxide dismutase — protein sequence MTFQLPALPYANDALEPHIDAQTMEIHHDRHHNTYVTNLNAALESAPELQGKSLEDLIANLDSVPEGIRTAVRNNGGGHANHSLFWEIIGPNGGGAPTGDIAAAIDSELGGFDKFKEDFAKAATTRFGSGWAWLVVGKDGKLSITSTPNQDSPLFEGLTPVLGLDVWEHAYYLKYQNKRPDYIGAFWNVINWDEVNKRYAAAK from the coding sequence ATGACTTTTCAATTACCAGCACTTCCTTACGCTAACGACGCACTGGAACCACATATTGATGCGCAAACGATGGAAATCCACCACGATCGCCATCACAATACTTACGTAACGAACTTGAACGCAGCTCTGGAAAGCGCTCCTGAACTGCAAGGTAAAAGCTTGGAAGATCTGATTGCTAACCTTGACAGCGTACCTGAAGGTATCCGCACAGCGGTTCGCAACAATGGCGGCGGACACGCTAACCACAGCCTGTTCTGGGAAATCATCGGACCTAACGGCGGCGGCGCTCCTACTGGTGACATCGCAGCAGCAATCGATAGCGAACTGGGTGGCTTTGACAAATTCAAAGAAGATTTTGCAAAAGCAGCTACAACTCGTTTCGGTTCCGGTTGGGCTTGGCTCGTCGTTGGTAAAGATGGCAAATTGTCCATCACTAGCACACCTAACCAAGACAGCCCTCTCTTCGAAGGTCTGACTCCGGTTCTGGGTCTGGATGTATGGGAGCACGCTTACTACCTGAAATATCAAAACAAACGCCCTGACTACATCGGTGCTTTCTGGAATGTAATCAACTGGGACGAAGTAAACAAACGTTACGCTGCAGCGAAATAA
- a CDS encoding GNAT family N-acetyltransferase, protein MHVRSFQLSDASQMTELLQVALSEECYENTMGPFARQLSWDSDLIMVAEEEGDLVGALIGTIDHNQGCIYRIAVHPDYRRRGVGKKLVEAMEQRFQQRKVSQIWVAGDEHNKVAMPLYEAMGYGANQIMSAFQKLSILSKA, encoded by the coding sequence ATGCACGTTCGTTCCTTTCAGTTGAGTGATGCAAGCCAGATGACAGAGCTTCTTCAGGTTGCACTATCGGAAGAGTGTTATGAGAACACGATGGGCCCGTTTGCCCGTCAATTGTCATGGGATTCTGACCTGATCATGGTTGCGGAAGAAGAGGGAGACCTCGTCGGCGCTTTGATCGGTACGATTGACCACAACCAGGGATGCATCTATCGTATTGCGGTCCATCCAGACTATCGTCGCCGCGGAGTCGGCAAAAAACTTGTCGAGGCCATGGAACAAAGGTTCCAGCAGCGTAAAGTCAGTCAAATATGGGTGGCGGGTGATGAGCACAACAAAGTAGCCATGCCTCTATATGAAGCAATGGGTTACGGTGCCAATCAGATTATGAGCGCTTTCCAGAAACTCAGTATCTTGTCCAAAGCTTAG
- the lepB gene encoding signal peptidase I: MNSNNLSTEHVASKERNGPGVPDQPGKSWGAELWDWVKTIVIAFVIMMLLNLFVFNLSMVKGQSMQPTLVERDRLFVNKIVYDFGTPSRSDVIVLRDPSEGVEKKDFLVKRIVGLPGDTVEVRDHHLFVNGEQQAETYTDTEVQDPDFGPITLEADHYFVMGDNRHEGKSKDSRVFGSVTSSEIVGRAEFIFWPFSEIKKL; this comes from the coding sequence TTGAACTCCAATAATCTTTCAACGGAGCATGTGGCTTCCAAGGAACGAAATGGTCCGGGAGTGCCTGATCAACCGGGGAAATCCTGGGGTGCAGAGCTTTGGGACTGGGTGAAAACGATAGTGATTGCATTTGTAATCATGATGCTGTTGAACCTGTTTGTATTTAATCTTTCAATGGTCAAAGGTCAATCGATGCAGCCTACGCTGGTTGAGCGAGATCGTCTGTTTGTAAATAAAATTGTATATGATTTTGGAACGCCATCCCGATCAGATGTTATTGTGCTTCGTGATCCAAGCGAAGGTGTTGAGAAAAAAGATTTTCTGGTCAAACGGATTGTTGGGCTTCCCGGTGATACGGTTGAGGTACGTGATCATCATCTGTTCGTGAATGGGGAGCAGCAAGCGGAAACGTACACGGATACGGAGGTTCAGGACCCTGATTTTGGACCAATTACGCTGGAAGCGGATCATTACTTTGTGATGGGAGATAACCGTCATGAAGGCAAAAGCAAGGATAGCCGTGTGTTTGGCAGCGTTACATCCAGTGAAATTGTAGGTAGAGCGGAGTTTATTTTTTGGCCGTTCTCAGAAATTAAAAAACTGTAA